attatagatatatatatatatatatatattatatataatttgaaaTGAACATCCTCCtattgtaaaattttaaaatagttattCCTCATCTatacattattttaaaattttacattattatttattttataataataacataatttcTCGCATAATTAAATATAACGAACCTATTAATACTAATCTATTTTTGAGAATAAGTATTTCACAAACCAATTATAACCTTAAGCTATTCGCACGCAATTTCTTTAACCGTAAATAGACAATTTAAAATACTTACCATTAATGAGGTTAACAAAATTAATCCTATTTGGAGAAATAATTGTAAAGGACAATTCGCTtcatgtatgatttgagaagatttaatattaatatattgatCCACTCAAGTCTTGATACATTCAAACATACATGTTCAccaaagaccaaaaaaaaaaaagttacccTCATGCGCCGGCTCAGGTGGCAAGGGTGGACCCAGACATGCCTGTGACCCAGGTAGGCGTCCCGAGTTCGATTCCTGCCTCGCTAAGCAAATCTTGATTTACCTCACTACAGGGtagacctggcaaaatggataaaaatctgttAATCCGAACCGTATCCGACCCGTTCTAACTGACTCATGATCATCCGTttgttaaatgagtcgaatatgagttttcattttcatattcgCCCCTTTAGCGGGTCAGGTCGGGTTTATCCGGCGAATATCTGCCAACCCGCTTAAATATTAACTCATAAAAGTAGCCCACTGCCCCTAAGGCCTAAGCTAGCCGGTCCAGCGGCTCCACGCTCCAGCCCACTGAGGCACTACCCAAAACTCAAAGGCCCAATGCCCCGGCTCAAGCACCCACAGCCCACATGCGTGCCCCTCTTGAGTCTTAGCCCCTCGGCCCTCCTAGGCTCCCACAGTCCCACTCCTAGAGTCCTAGACTCCCAGCCCCAGGCTCCCAATCTCCCAGCCCCCACCCAGGTCAGCCCTATTCGCGATTCGCCCATTCGAGCCCTAGCCACAGACACAGAGACTCAATCACTTAGATAAGGAGAAGTGGGGAAGTGGAAACCAGTCGGCACCACACAAGacccttcttcttcgacccttcgaagccctctgCCCTCGGCCCTCGACCCTCCGAGTCTTTGACCTTTCGCAAATGTGAGTTTCTTCGATCCTTCGAACCATTCTTTGGATATGCAATCGCCATAGCAGGTGCCAGGAGCTTTGAGCTTCGAACCAACAGGAGCTTCGAACCAGTAGGTGCGAGGAGCTTTGAACCAGCAGGAGGGGGCTTTAGAACTCAGAACTTAGAAGGTAGTCTGGTTACTGGTAGTCCCTCCGAGCCCCACTCTAGTTTATGCCTTCCAGGCTTCCACTGTTCCACAGTCCACACTTCCACTGTCACTgtgtattgtatttttattttatttttctacttttcttcCTTATGCATCCATGAGCCatgcttctatttttatttaattttaaatatattaaatattgatTCCTTGCAAATTGTTTAAAGAATTGGTATTTGCTAATATAGAGATTAACAGATTaacttaatattttatatttaattcttCACTGGTAAAACATAATTACTTAAGTAATGATTTATAAAACAGTTAATGCAATTTATAAACGTTATATACTTATTTTTGAATGATTGACCATGTACAAACACACACATGTATGATGCATGTACACATTCTTTTGACAACTTTTGTTCATTGGAGAAGAGCCAATGGCATTATTACTCAAACTCAAAGAATAAAGAgataaaatcttttaattgtaaCAATATCTTAGTGGATCTCTAACTCAGGCTTGCCACAGCAAGTGTTTATGTTTTCCCCTAAATATGCATGGATGTTTCCCGTTGTGGGCATATTTGGTACTGCAATCCAGTCATTGAAAAAAGTTAAAGGACCATtcagttgtgaaaaataatttttattttttcaaagaattacaaaagATTACATACCTTGCTTTGTAGTTTTCTAGTATTTGTGcagaaaagttggaaaacaatAATAGAAGAAATCCTTTTCTAgctttcttgaaaataaaaactcatttttgtaaAACATAGACACTTACAGGAAATACAATTTGACATTGCAAAACATTACTAAATATACTGTCGTGTAAATTGATAAGAGTTGGATGGAATGAAAAATGTAAATGAACAGAATGACAAAACTGAGTAATAAATATGATTTCATGTCGCTTGATTTCATTATATTCTTATGTACTAAACATGCAGTAAACCATAACATGCATGCATGACAATGACAATGGGGGTAAAGATGAGAATAAAAATGAGAAGAATACAATATTTTAGGTTGTGCAAGTAAATGTTTTCTATAATTTTTGtcttattttattctatttttaagaTTAGATATTTCGGGAACCAAACTTTGATTTGCAAGGATAGTGTTGAGAGCATGGATTTTGGAACATGGaattgaatttgtgtggatttttgaaataaattcaACACAATTTTGTATTATGGTTTGTTCAAAGTAACGCATATCCAAATCTATGTCCTAAAAATCCATGCTCTTCCTATGCATGGTTAGTGTCTATTGCtcaaacaatcataatataaaaattgtatTGTTCATAGAAAACGTGTtattgtcataaaaaaaaattaacaatataatatatatatatatatatatatatatatatatatatatatatagatatagccCTATAAAAATAAGGTTCTCTTAATGCATCTATCAACCTTGAGATTATTACTAAAgtcttagctaataggttgagtgcaaTTCTTTGATAATGGAGTCCTTAGTAAAAGCATTAATTCCTCCTTTATAGCCTTGGTACCGAAGAAATTTAATTCTATTTAATTCCTCCTTTATAGAAAAACAGACCAATGTTCAAGTTAGTGGAGGCtagtgaaaatatgaatttttaactCTAAGCCAATATTTCTAGCAACTACATTATTTGTCATGTTAAATACTTTGACATTTCTGCATTGCTATTGTTGTAGGCctttgtcattttaaatactttgacaTCTCTGCATTGTTATTGTTGTAGGCCTGCATAGTAGCATTGTTTTTGTTTCAAGATGAATTTAATCCTTCGCTGGGCAATGTAAACATTTAAtcccatttcataattttttgcaatgcattacaaggatttgggaaaaaaaattgttgacttaactggagttttcaatcctattttgatgataacaaaatgaaggatgctttaacatatgatgttaagtgatgtgttttaggtaaaagaactctcaaggttgataagttgaagctcaatgttaatctagtgaaagcacctcagaatattgaaggcaaggaataacaaatgaagaagcttaaaggcaagcaaacccaaagtcaaaagtaaacctcaaaaggttgaaggaggctgaaggatttaagaagaccataattagaagaaatgttgtaagtacttcaaaaccaaatgtcatttagatatgtgaagctcttataaaatcaaaagaaactaagaaacactttgttttaaagagcttaaaacatgtttttgaaattaaagtaacaaagacCTTAacggaaggaaagtgttcaaaataaaaagtgagtttctgataagcagtgcacctgacagatgactgtctatctatggacagatgactggcaagttaaagggtttaataaaagtattctgggtttaaattttaattatgacagatgactgccatatcatggcagatgactgccacgtggagcatattttagatctcaaagggaagcttcttgttaaaattttgaatttcaaaatttaatcaacaatttaatgtttttttcaaagtttacctaatttgatatggacaacatctttcaaaattttgaatttcaaaatttagtcaacaattttaatgttttttcaaagtttacctaatttgatgtgaatgttgatctttcaaaattttgaaattcaaaatttagtcaacaaattaaatgttttttcaaagtttacctaatttgatgtggaagttgatcttttaagttgcctataaatacctctttgggtaatgaaaaaacacaatacttgaaaacacaagaaaagagagaaattagacaaaatttgaaattcatcttgtgctgaaattcttctgaagttcttctttgctcacatcttttgctggagaggaattctacaattctggtagattgaaaatatcaaagtttggttccaggttacaattccatttctcttttaaacgaaccattggtgacttctaaaaactttagagctttatatattctattttgctttggttttttgaagtacaatttacatttcaatttgtacaacctactctaaattttgggagtattttttgtacgcagaatttatattatattcttgtagattgtgacgattccaggtttgctggatcgttggctaggcgagggattatcgcttagagaggtgctgctctctagccttctgaaggagtgtataaaggtattgttccacccggtaaaggaacaggtttagtgaatcctttggtggttttgccaaaggcgaggacgtaggctgtgttgaagccgaacctcttaaaatcctgtgtctcactctctttttcccttactctttattttcagcatatttatattgcgtggatggtttaaatttgaaatcatatacactacgtttatttggaaatcaaacaaacttaaagttaattttgatttgggttgcggaaaccgaaagggagtacgttggttaaaccatactttgcagaaaccatacgggagtacgttacttggttaaaacacctaaagaaaattaactaagagtttatttgaattctgaattttgggaagagtgtggatatgtggttgtaaatcatataaaagaagaaaatttattttaacaagcatatcattcaactacaaggcttgatgcatatttataaggcatacacaaacaaacaaccatcctaatttcttactactgtatatcttaattttggtttggttgtttgccttcaaattgtgtttggttagtttggatagtgtggttaattgaaaggttgattggtgatttagttgtttaagtgcttgtgttgttgattctataaaagaaaccaagttattgtttgacaaattaaacaaacaagtaaaagaattagataaacaataaaagaagttaagtattcttaaaaggaattaaaaagaaagtttttaaattcccaattcacccccctcttgggaagctatcctaatttcaaaaatgtctcagtcaatagcaaattcaattgatcaaaatgatgaaatgagtgaagaagaagttcaattgccagattcatcaaacatagaacctacaaaagaaacaactcCACAGGTAAAAAGAGCTAGGAAAAAAACATCTAGTATTTGGAtagattttgagttgattgaaaggggagataaacaatatgcccaatgtaagtattgtcctaagaaatatttctaccatagtaagaactctaggacatcaaacttacattgtcatatgaaaaaatgcatgggaaagaaaaataatgatctgAAACAAATGCTAATGAGTCAAGGTGATGGAAAGTTGTCTTTGCATACACGAAAAATTGATTAAGTTGTACAACATAGGAAGTTGGCAATGGCAATTGTGAGACACAAtttgcccttttctttttttgagtatgaaggaattcatgaatgggctttagaattaaatccagagacaaaatttgtgataagaaatactgcaaaagctgatgttatgagggtttttttttttaaggaaaaagagcacattcatgagcttttattgaataattctagTAGAATTTCTCTTACTTCGGACTTATGGACTTCGTTAAATACTGATGGCTATTTATGTTTAACTGCACATTTTGTggataaaaattggaagcttcagaagaaagtattgagtttttcaagcatgcctcctccacacactggtctagcacttagtaacaaagtcatggacttattggtgaattgAGGTATAGACAAGAAGCTATTTTCCCTAACATTGGACAATGCTACATCCAATGACTGTTTTGTAGAGTTTTTGAAGTCTaatttgaacttgaaaaatgctttggtaagggaaggaaaattttttCATGTTCGTTGTTGCACTCATATATTGAATCTCATTGTCCAAGATGGCCTAAAATTATCTCATTTCGCTGTGGACAAAATacgagattatgtcaaatatgtgaagcattcacaatattgaaagtttagatttcatgaatgttgtgaaaaggtGAGAGTGCCACATGTGAGAGGATTTCGCCAAGATTGTCCTACTAGgtggaattctacttatatgatgcttgaaagtgctttatattatagagatgctatttgccaattcaggtttagtgaggagaatttcaagttttgcccaaacgatgatgaatggaaggaaattgagaaaattgctagTTTCATGAAGGTTTTTTATAACTTGACAAATCTTTTTTCTGGGACATCTTATCCAACTGCAAATTTGTACTTTCAAGGAGTATGGAAGGTACAAGTAACTTTACTTAATGCAGCAATGGGTGATGATATCTTTTTAAGGAATGTGGCTACTCAAATGcaagggaaatttgacaaatactggtcagattatagtaaaattttggcaatGGCTGTTATTTTGGATCCTCGTTTCAAAATacaatttgtatttttttgtttaaaagaagtgcAACCAATGTCTTGGAAAGATCGAGTAAACGACATCCAGCGTGAGATGCATTCACTTTTTTATGAGTATGTGAAGTACCACTCCCCTTCGACTTCTAATAAAATGCCTTCCTTTGAAGCAACTATTAGTCATGATCGTGGTCATATAATACTTATTGCAACATCAGTTGACGTGACACTAAAAGTAAGAttttttttaagtacaaattttatttacttttattatacatctatagaatttttatatttttattgttatatacttgtttttagggttttaaaacttttgctaaggaagatgaagaagctccaatgtcagaactagaaatgttttttagagagaggatGGTAGATTGTGATAAAGAATTGGATATTTTGGACTTTTGGAGGAGTCATGAATATAGATATCCGATTCTTTCTCGAATGGCAAGAGATATCTTATTAATTCAAATATCAACTGTTGCATCGGAATCAGCATTTAGTATTggaggaaaagtgataaatatgtcaCGTAGTTCTCTTACGCCTGATAATACTGAAACTATCATTTTAACTCGTGATTGGATGTATAGTCGAggaggtatgcttatttaattatatttctatgttattGTAAATACTAtgtattatgcaatatttatttatattttaaaatttgaatgcaGTTGAAGATTTTGTAGATAAGGAAGAACTTACTGAAGATATTGCTCAAGCTGAAAGAGTAAGTCATACCTCATCTAGTGTATCATCTTGCTCTATTTGACCttatttgaatattactacaCTAGCACAGGTTGTGCAGCTAGTGCttctatttatctttgaaaattatgtagtcaataaattattgtttatttgttgttttaacttgtagtgttgtataaattatttgtaattttttttttccggtttaataacttgtaacttttgagatgttaattaataagttcaatttatgttatttgattcataacttaaattatattttgaattctttcatgataggcacacgaggagaagaagatcaaagctttgatgtcacaaatgaaagcatttcaattaattcaaggcattcaaatgattttgaagttatttgtaaaggatggattgagattttttttagtttgttgatagttttattttgagagattcacaagatttgaaaatagttatatttaaagaaactcacatgctgtaagaacaattataatgtttagattttagactcacacgagtcacacagtttgagtttttattttgaattggattgagattaatttattGCGTTTTATTACTTACAACTTTACTTGCATGAGTTAgaagttgttaattagtataaatagTTGAATGATTGAaatagttactaaaaaagttaatacacaaactaattgcaagtgatagtatacaatttaaattattatgataaaaataaattattaataaaattatatttgagaatggcggattgtctgcccatccgccatgaattatccgacccgaaatCGCCTAATCTGCcacttaaatgagtcgaatatggattataattttttcacccgataatccgccttatccgccACGGATAAACCGACCCGATCCGCTTTACTAGGTCTACTACAGGGTCTTGGGGTGGAAACTGTGGGGGCGTGAGATTAGTCTCTACGATGCATAAAAAAAAGTACAATTATCTAAAAACTGGTAACATATTTAATAAACTTAATTTCAAGTGAATTAAAAGTTAATATTTTATTCACTTAACCGACATTAAATACGGAACCTTTAAACACAAACTTTTCTTTTATCAAACTAAATGCGAATTTGCAGCATCATACACACGTATCatattaagggaaaaaaaaaaaggtcctaCGTTATCGAAAGGGCAATAACCTGAGGGAAAGGCGCCTCTATGCACCTTCTTCAACACCCGTGGGATTTATAAATCAAAACTTATCCCCGCATCAAAACTTAACCAAACCACAACCTGCaattaattcatttttcattcatGTAATCATGGTTTCAGGCAGTGACATTGTCCATCTCCTTCCTCAGCGCATTAGCCCTCACCAAGCTCCCAATCGTATTAACTGCCAGCTTCAAGTCCTCCAATGGATTCCCCGGCACCACCTTCTTGTACAAATAGCTGTCGAAAGTCATCTTCTGCACATACTCGTCACCACACATCTCGACGAACGCCTCCCTTGCCGGATTCGACCTGTAAAACACTTTCTGCAATACGTCGAGCACCTTGTAGGTCGGCCAGTACGTCCTGTCCCACTTCTCCAGGTACCGCCGCAGATCACCCTCCACCACCATCCTCCGCCCCCTCTCCGACCCCTCCACCACCGCCTCCGCGCACATCCTCCCACTCTTTGCTGCGAAATATATCCCCTCCCCTGAACACTTTGTCACGTACCCCGCCGCGTCCCCCACCAGCGCCACCCTCCCCGCCACCCTCCGCGGCCGCGGGTGCTCTGGTATTGGGTGCGCCTCCACTCGGATAATTCTCCCCCCTTCTATCTTCTCCGCCGCCCGACGCCGCGTCGCCGTCTGAAATCTCTTTATGTCCCCCTTGTGCGTCACCGTACCGGTGCCCACCGCCACGTGATCGCTCTTCGGGAAAACCCACCCGTAGAAGTCCGGCGACACGTCGTCGCCGACGTACATCTCGGCGAGGTTCTCGTAGTACTTCATCTTATCGCCGGGAATCCGAATCCGTTCCTGGAATGCGATGGCGTAGTCATAATCGCCGGCGCCGATGCACTTCGCAACGCGCGAGTTCGCGCCGTCTGCGCCTATCACGGCGTCGACCTCCAATGTCCGTCGGTTGCCAGCGCCGCCGGTCTTCGCATCGTAGCCGGTGTAGTGGAGGACGTAGGGGCCGGTGGGGCCGGCGGGTATGTCCATCTTGAGGAAGAGGCCGTGGAGGACAGTGGCACCGGCGGCGGCGGCGCGGTCACGGAGGTAGGCGTCGAGGACTTCGCGGCGGAGCATGCCGATGTACTCGTGGGGCTTCAAGGTTTGGCCGATATCGACGGCGACGTTTGACGGCGAGATCATCTTCATCCTGGTGACCCTCCTATCAATAATGTCGAGCGGTAAATCAAACTCGCCCACCATGCAGAGAGGTATGGCGCCGCCACAGGGCTTGCAGTTGTCGAGCTTGCGCTCGAAAAGGAACGTCTCTATCCCACCTTTAGCTAGCGTCTCGGCGGCGGAGCCGCCAGCGGGGCCGCCGCCTACGACGGCGACTCTGAGGTTCCGGCCGGCCACCTTGGGACTGGATCTCCCGGCGACGACGCGGAGTCCCCGGCTGGTGGTGGATTTAACAGTGGGAACTGTTGTTAGAGAAGTggtgtggtggtggtggtgatcCGGCGAGGCTTGGTGGAGGCCGACGAAGGTTTTGAGGGCTAGGGAGGCCATTTTAGGGGCCGGGGTGTGGGGGCGTTGCTCGGGGCTGAGCGAGTGTAGACTCCGGAGCTCAGTTTTATAATTTTATGGATATGGTTTGGGATATATGCTAGGTTATGGCCGTTGGATGGGGAAATTTGAGGACTGAGATTGTTCGAGGATAATGTGATGGATTTTTGAAGGGTGATATTATCGGATGGAAAGGTACAACTGTCCAGTGTACATTTAATGCGTGTTGGTTTGATTTTTGGAGCAGGTGGTGGCTGGCGTTGATCCACGTCGTCTCACTTCTGTTTCTATGAATGCATGCGAGAGTGCTCAGAGATGCTAGGTggagttttttcccaatttattaaataatttccGAAATAAACCTAACATGAATCTCACTATTTAATTGGCTTTGGCTAAAACTGAATCAGGCAGCAAGGTTTACTGTATATTCTTAAAATGTCTCAAATGCAAACTCTtatatatttattgatttataattatttttttaaaaaataattataaatcatTTATAATCTTTATATTCCAAAGCAAATTTCACTCTATGAATCAGTGTGATTTGTGATTTGCTACGCATCCAAAGTTGTCTTATTTGTGCATAGTAAATTTCATTACTTGATTCagtaagatttgtttaaatctcattGGATCAAGTAGGGATATTACGTCAAGATTATTTCgagaattattttttaaaaaaaatattatttaataatttaaaaaaataataata
The Malania oleifera isolate guangnan ecotype guangnan chromosome 13, ASM2987363v1, whole genome shotgun sequence DNA segment above includes these coding regions:
- the LOC131146344 gene encoding geranylgeranyl diphosphate reductase, chloroplastic, producing MASLALKTFVGLHQASPDHHHHHTTSLTTVPTVKSTTSRGLRVVAGRSSPKVAGRNLRVAVVGGGPAGGSAAETLAKGGIETFLFERKLDNCKPCGGAIPLCMVGEFDLPLDIIDRRVTRMKMISPSNVAVDIGQTLKPHEYIGMLRREVLDAYLRDRAAAAGATVLHGLFLKMDIPAGPTGPYVLHYTGYDAKTGGAGNRRTLEVDAVIGADGANSRVAKCIGAGDYDYAIAFQERIRIPGDKMKYYENLAEMYVGDDVSPDFYGWVFPKSDHVAVGTGTVTHKGDIKRFQTATRRRAAEKIEGGRIIRVEAHPIPEHPRPRRVAGRVALVGDAAGYVTKCSGEGIYFAAKSGRMCAEAVVEGSERGRRMVVEGDLRRYLEKWDRTYWPTYKVLDVLQKVFYRSNPAREAFVEMCGDEYVQKMTFDSYLYKKVVPGNPLEDLKLAVNTIGSLVRANALRKEMDNVTA